The Stappia sp. genome window below encodes:
- a CDS encoding EAL domain-containing protein, which translates to MSEPPLSKGPFALADRFRHAAIALIAVLVVVILVQTEIVVSTEDAVERSMRYDIAMTGLNGRLDAVNAMERLSRYAASGAAQDAETARLFYDILAGRIDTWLSGAFGAFVAEEPARRETLLRLRREVAALAPAYARLSEPGQVAAIDAILSDVVADMSRIGGEAMMDNLRKANEIRETLRQHQRLQHRLIVTLICFGALLLVFMSIQARRLKRARAEAERNARGFEAVSRRDPLTDLANRLAFNAALEEALRARAARNDGHGLFLLALDLDGFKGINDMLGHVAGDRLLVSVARRLEEIAHGWGGEALIARLGGDEFTVLLWVPGGTEAAVARAREVIEALQRPHELDYGSVVVNASIGLASATPDIAQGTVFMQNADLALGQAKAAGKGRVRVYDSSMRVNATRRQTIEAGIEDALRDGDIVPHYQPQVDMASGRITGMEALARWYHPRLGWVPPSEFVPIAEASGQIVEIGRHILRSACRDATLIGDAVPVSVNLSVAQLAQRDLAETVAAILKETGLPARRLKLEVTESMVMSDPHRAVAMLERLKRLGVWLALDDFGTGYSALSYLRSFDWDELKIDRTFVQTLETDPNSLSIITSIVELARRLDIAVTVEGVETPAQVRLLTEVGCTIAQGFLYGRPVPAPEFGAMLLRSLQGKGHGPAPASGPGNVARAAVRS; encoded by the coding sequence ATGTCCGAGCCGCCGCTCTCGAAGGGGCCGTTCGCCCTTGCCGACCGGTTCCGCCATGCCGCGATCGCCTTGATCGCCGTGCTCGTGGTCGTGATCCTGGTGCAGACCGAGATCGTCGTGTCGACGGAGGACGCGGTGGAGCGCTCGATGCGCTACGACATCGCGATGACCGGGCTCAACGGCCGGCTCGACGCCGTCAACGCCATGGAGCGCCTGTCGCGCTACGCCGCCAGCGGCGCGGCGCAGGATGCGGAGACCGCGCGGCTGTTCTACGACATTCTCGCCGGGCGGATCGACACCTGGCTGTCGGGGGCGTTCGGCGCCTTCGTCGCCGAGGAGCCGGCGCGGCGCGAGACCCTGCTGCGCCTCAGGCGCGAGGTCGCCGCGCTCGCGCCCGCCTATGCCCGTCTCTCCGAGCCCGGGCAGGTGGCGGCGATCGACGCGATCCTGTCCGACGTGGTGGCCGACATGTCGCGCATCGGCGGCGAGGCGATGATGGACAATCTGCGCAAGGCCAACGAGATCCGCGAGACCCTGCGCCAGCACCAGAGGCTCCAGCATCGCTTGATCGTGACGCTGATTTGCTTCGGCGCGCTGTTGCTGGTGTTCATGTCGATCCAGGCCCGCAGGCTGAAGCGGGCGCGGGCCGAGGCGGAGCGCAACGCGCGCGGCTTCGAGGCCGTGTCACGGCGCGATCCGCTGACCGATCTGGCCAACCGGCTGGCCTTCAACGCGGCGCTGGAGGAGGCGTTGCGGGCGCGTGCCGCGCGCAACGACGGCCATGGCCTGTTCCTGCTCGCGCTCGATCTCGACGGCTTCAAGGGCATCAACGACATGCTCGGGCATGTGGCCGGCGACCGGCTTCTGGTCTCCGTCGCGCGCCGGCTGGAGGAGATCGCCCACGGCTGGGGCGGCGAGGCGCTGATCGCCCGGCTCGGCGGCGACGAGTTCACCGTGTTGCTGTGGGTTCCAGGCGGCACCGAGGCGGCCGTCGCCAGGGCGCGCGAGGTGATCGAGGCGCTGCAGCGCCCGCATGAACTCGACTACGGCAGCGTCGTGGTCAACGCGAGCATCGGCCTGGCGTCGGCCACGCCCGACATCGCCCAGGGCACGGTCTTCATGCAGAACGCCGATCTCGCGCTTGGCCAGGCCAAGGCCGCGGGCAAGGGCCGCGTGCGCGTCTACGACAGCTCAATGCGCGTCAATGCGACCCGTCGCCAGACCATCGAGGCGGGGATCGAGGACGCCCTGCGCGATGGCGACATCGTTCCCCACTACCAGCCGCAGGTGGACATGGCGAGCGGCCGGATCACGGGGATGGAGGCGCTGGCGCGCTGGTACCATCCCCGGTTGGGCTGGGTGCCGCCGAGCGAATTCGTACCCATCGCCGAGGCCAGCGGCCAGATCGTGGAGATCGGCCGGCATATCCTGCGCTCGGCCTGCCGCGACGCGACGCTGATCGGCGATGCGGTTCCGGTCTCCGTGAACCTTTCGGTCGCGCAGCTGGCGCAGCGCGATCTCGCCGAGACCGTGGCCGCCATCCTGAAGGAAACCGGCTTGCCGGCCCGGCGGCTGAAGCTGGAGGTGACGGAGAGCATGGTGATGTCGGACCCGCACCGGGCCGTCGCCATGCTGGAACGCCTCAAGCGCCTCGGCGTGTGGCTGGCGCTCGACGATTTCGGCACCGGCTATTCCGCCCTGTCCTACCTGCGCAGCTTCGACTGGGACGAACTGAAGATCGACCGCACCTTCGTGCAGACGCTGGAGACCGATCCCAACAGCCTGTCGATCATCACCTCCATCGTGGAGCTGGCGCGGCGGCTCGATATCGCGGTGACCGTGGAGGGCGTGGAAACGCCGGCCCAGGTGAGGCTGCTCACCGAGGTGGGATGCACGATCGCGCAGGGCTTTCTCTACGGTCGCCCGGTTCCGGCCCCGGAGTTCGGAGCGATGCTCCTGCGCTCCCTGCAGGGCAAGGGGCACGGGCCGGCGCCGGCCTCCGGACCCGGCAACGTCGCCCGCGCCGCCGTGCGCTCCTGA
- a CDS encoding molybdopterin-dependent oxidoreductase: protein MKLRALLPAVILALIVGAGSAKAQDGTRNPAPETAGERVILTVDGNLADGAPVDFTRSELEALGVEREETSTPWFDDVVVFEGVRLSRVLDHVGAQGRTLVATALNEYYAEIPLSDARDHDVLIALKANGAYMSVRDKGPLFVIYPFDRKPELENELFYTKSVWQLRRLTVK from the coding sequence ATGAAGCTGCGGGCCCTTCTTCCGGCCGTGATCCTGGCCCTGATCGTCGGGGCGGGTTCGGCCAAAGCCCAGGACGGGACTCGGAATCCGGCGCCGGAAACGGCTGGCGAGAGGGTGATCCTCACCGTCGACGGAAACCTCGCCGACGGGGCGCCGGTGGATTTCACCCGCTCCGAGCTGGAGGCGCTCGGCGTCGAACGGGAAGAGACGTCGACGCCATGGTTCGACGATGTGGTCGTGTTCGAAGGGGTGCGTCTGTCCAGGGTGCTGGACCACGTCGGTGCGCAGGGACGCACGCTCGTTGCGACCGCGCTGAACGAGTATTACGCGGAGATCCCCCTGTCCGACGCGCGGGACCATGACGTCCTGATCGCGCTCAAGGCGAACGGCGCCTACATGAGCGTGCGCGACAAGGGGCCGCTGTTCGTGATCTATCCCTTCGACCGCAAGCCGGAGCTTGAGAACGAGCTCTTCTACACCAAGTCGGTATGGCAGCTGCGCCGGCTGACCGTGAAGTGA
- the bchE gene encoding magnesium-protoporphyrin IX monomethyl ester anaerobic oxidative cyclase: MRIVLIHPNYHSGGAEIAGNWPPAWVAYLAGHLRDAGFTDIHFIDAMTNDIGDEEIARRLEELQPDIVGTTAITPSIYKAETILKIASEVVPDALRVLGGIHATFMYKQVFSEAPWVDVIVRGEGEEIFRELVRTVAEGRWPRDRKQIKGLAYADDDGTFVATPAAPTVKELDAINPDWSLLEWGKYIYVPLGVRVAIPNMARGCPFTCSFCSQWKFWRDYRVRDPKKVVDEIETLVNDHDIGFFILADEEPTINRKKFIQFCEELIARGLPDKVKWGINTRVTDIMRDKELLSLYRKAGLVHVSLGTEAAAQLKLDRFNKETKVQENKEAIRLLREADIFVEAQFIVGLENETAETLEETYRMAWDWQPDLANWAMYTPWPFTPLFQELGDKVEIFDFEKYNFVTPIMKPQAMDRGELLDRVMNNYRRFYMQKALFHYPWRGTGFRRRYLLGCLKAFLKAGFQRKFYDLGKANYWGPQSKKTVNFNFDRTRTIAPAQLEDWAAIHDRKLELQKARAKLAGEGEAKPGEAPDAARTMACGGGTQQMTDA, from the coding sequence ATGCGCATTGTGCTCATTCATCCGAACTATCACTCGGGCGGTGCCGAGATCGCCGGAAACTGGCCGCCCGCGTGGGTCGCCTATCTCGCGGGCCATCTGAGGGACGCCGGCTTCACCGACATCCATTTCATCGACGCGATGACCAACGACATCGGCGACGAGGAAATCGCGCGGCGTCTGGAGGAATTGCAGCCTGACATCGTCGGCACCACGGCGATCACGCCCTCCATCTACAAGGCGGAGACGATCCTCAAGATCGCCTCGGAGGTGGTTCCGGATGCGCTCAGGGTGCTCGGCGGCATCCATGCGACCTTCATGTACAAGCAGGTCTTTTCGGAGGCGCCCTGGGTCGATGTGATCGTGCGCGGCGAGGGCGAGGAGATCTTCCGCGAGCTGGTGCGCACCGTCGCCGAGGGCCGTTGGCCACGGGACCGCAAGCAGATCAAGGGCCTGGCCTATGCCGACGACGACGGCACCTTCGTCGCCACGCCGGCGGCGCCGACGGTCAAGGAGCTCGACGCGATCAATCCGGACTGGTCGTTGCTGGAGTGGGGCAAATACATCTATGTGCCGCTCGGCGTGCGCGTCGCCATCCCCAACATGGCGCGGGGCTGCCCCTTCACCTGTTCCTTCTGCTCGCAATGGAAGTTCTGGCGCGATTACCGGGTGCGCGACCCGAAGAAGGTCGTCGACGAGATCGAGACGCTGGTCAACGACCACGACATCGGATTCTTCATCCTGGCGGACGAGGAGCCGACCATCAACCGCAAGAAGTTCATCCAGTTCTGCGAGGAGCTGATCGCGCGCGGCCTGCCCGACAAGGTGAAATGGGGCATCAACACCCGCGTCACCGACATCATGCGCGACAAGGAGTTGCTCTCGCTCTACCGCAAGGCGGGGCTCGTGCATGTCTCGCTCGGCACCGAGGCGGCCGCGCAGCTCAAGCTCGACCGCTTCAACAAGGAAACCAAGGTCCAGGAAAACAAGGAAGCGATCCGCCTGCTGCGCGAGGCCGACATCTTCGTCGAGGCGCAATTCATCGTCGGGCTGGAGAACGAAACGGCCGAGACGCTGGAGGAAACCTACCGCATGGCGTGGGACTGGCAGCCGGATCTCGCCAATTGGGCGATGTATACGCCCTGGCCGTTCACGCCGCTGTTCCAGGAACTGGGCGACAAGGTCGAGATCTTCGACTTCGAGAAGTACAATTTCGTCACGCCGATCATGAAGCCGCAGGCCATGGACCGGGGCGAATTGCTCGACCGGGTGATGAACAACTACCGCCGCTTCTACATGCAGAAGGCGCTGTTCCATTACCCCTGGCGGGGCACGGGCTTCCGCCGGCGCTATCTGCTCGGCTGTCTCAAGGCGTTCCTCAAGGCCGGGTTCCAGCGCAAGTTCTACGACCTCGGCAAGGCCAACTACTGGGGCCCGCAGTCGAAGAAGACGGTCAACTTCAACTTCGACCGCACGCGGACCATCGCGCCGGCCCAGCTCGAGGATTGGGCCGCGATCCACGACCGCAAGCTGGAACTGCAGAAGGCGCGCGCGAAGCTGGCGGGCGAGGGCGAGGCGAAACCGGGCGAGGCACCGGACGCCGCCCGCACGATGGCCTGCGGCGGCGGCACGCAGCAGATGACCGATGCCTGA
- a CDS encoding glycosyltransferase domain-containing protein encodes MSANSARQVVHYVTLASDRTPGLERYLETLGSFGVTPHVVWTGSPYPGHLAAMRLLKDHLETRPAEEIVVYTDAYDVVMIRDPADLVARYRAFGAPIVFSTEPGFTYKLPGRYRASRRYPPAGGRSGMYRFLNSGGYIGTAGALTAMLGALRYEGAPDCDQTLINRWFMDHAAAALDYDQTIFASSACQVGLERRLYRVEDGRLVHTRTGAAPVFFHFPAENRIASARILDMLPGAFKRLPPRPGERWRFFKNMLETRLPYLLDRPAYPLEDLVGLLLFRALPATVAVGAAVAIWPF; translated from the coding sequence GTGAGCGCGAATTCGGCTCGGCAGGTCGTCCACTACGTCACACTTGCGTCCGACAGGACCCCGGGGCTCGAGCGTTATCTGGAGACGCTGGGATCTTTCGGCGTGACGCCGCATGTGGTGTGGACCGGGTCTCCCTATCCCGGTCACCTGGCGGCGATGCGGTTGCTGAAAGACCATCTGGAGACCCGGCCGGCGGAGGAGATCGTCGTCTACACGGATGCCTATGACGTCGTCATGATCCGCGACCCGGCCGATCTCGTCGCGCGGTATCGCGCCTTCGGCGCGCCGATCGTGTTTTCCACCGAGCCCGGGTTCACCTACAAATTGCCGGGGCGATACCGGGCGTCGCGGCGCTATCCGCCCGCCGGCGGCCGCAGCGGGATGTACCGCTTTCTCAATTCGGGCGGATACATCGGGACCGCGGGGGCGCTCACGGCCATGCTCGGCGCGCTGCGCTACGAGGGGGCGCCGGACTGCGACCAGACGCTGATCAACCGGTGGTTCATGGACCACGCCGCCGCCGCGCTCGACTATGATCAGACGATCTTTGCAAGCAGCGCCTGTCAGGTGGGGCTGGAGCGGCGTCTCTACCGCGTCGAGGACGGACGGCTGGTGCACACCCGCACGGGCGCAGCGCCCGTGTTCTTTCACTTCCCGGCGGAAAACAGGATCGCCTCCGCGCGCATTCTGGACATGCTGCCGGGCGCCTTCAAGCGACTGCCGCCACGGCCCGGCGAGCGCTGGCGCTTCTTCAAGAACATGCTCGAAACCCGGCTTCCCTATCTGCTCGACCGCCCGGCCTATCCGCTCGAGGATCTCGTCGGACTTCTGCTGTTTCGCGCGCTGCCCGCGACCGTGGCCGTGGGGGCGGCGGTGGCCATCTGGCCTTTCTGA
- a CDS encoding 3-keto-5-aminohexanoate cleavage protein encodes MSEPCVICVAITGSVPQKSDNPAVPITISEQIESTQEAFEAGATIAHCHVREEDGTPTSDPERFARLVEGLKTHCPGMIIQLSTGGRSGAGKARGGMLPLAPDMASLSVGSNNFPTRVYENPPELVDWLASEMRTYKVKPEIEAFDLSHIFQAAKMVEDGRLDGPLHVQFVMGVKNAMPVDRAVFEFYVETTKRLMPDATWTAAGIGRHQLELNRWSLERGGHCRTGLEDNVRLDRDTLAPSNAALVKRTVDLCAEYDRHPASVEEARRLLGLAA; translated from the coding sequence ATGTCCGAGCCTTGCGTCATCTGCGTGGCCATCACCGGGTCCGTTCCGCAGAAGTCCGACAATCCGGCCGTGCCGATCACGATCAGCGAGCAGATCGAGAGCACGCAGGAAGCCTTCGAGGCCGGCGCGACCATCGCGCATTGTCACGTGCGCGAGGAGGACGGCACGCCGACGTCGGACCCCGAGCGCTTCGCCCGTCTCGTCGAAGGCCTGAAGACGCATTGCCCGGGCATGATCATCCAGCTGTCCACCGGCGGTCGGTCGGGCGCGGGCAAGGCGCGCGGCGGCATGTTGCCGCTGGCACCCGACATGGCGTCGCTGTCGGTGGGATCGAACAACTTCCCGACCCGCGTCTACGAGAACCCGCCCGAGCTGGTCGACTGGCTCGCATCGGAAATGCGCACCTACAAGGTGAAGCCCGAGATCGAGGCCTTCGACCTGTCGCATATCTTCCAGGCGGCGAAGATGGTCGAGGACGGGCGGCTCGACGGACCGCTGCACGTGCAGTTCGTCATGGGCGTCAAGAACGCCATGCCGGTGGATCGCGCCGTGTTCGAGTTCTACGTCGAGACGACGAAGCGGCTGATGCCGGACGCGACCTGGACGGCGGCGGGCATCGGCCGGCACCAGCTCGAGCTGAACCGCTGGAGCCTGGAGCGCGGCGGGCATTGCCGCACGGGGCTGGAGGACAACGTGCGCCTCGACCGCGACACGCTGGCGCCCTCCAACGCCGCGCTGGTCAAGCGCACGGTGGACCTTTGCGCGGAGTACGACCGGCATCCGGCCTCGGTCGAGGAGGCGCGCCGTCTTCTCGGTCTGGCCGCATAA